From Humisphaera borealis, the proteins below share one genomic window:
- a CDS encoding DUF1552 domain-containing protein, which yields MRSERMISRRTCLRGLGVALGLPLLERMGWADQPKGVAYKPPVRLGFMYMPHGVIMEQFWPSDPKSFLKSPPPILEPLRPVLDQCLLVKGISGVPISPMNGAPHALELSTWLTATLPDSKKRDVVNIAISADQIAANYVGAFTPLPSLELATMPQTHKENQEGLNEAYYSHCSFRGPTQPLPAEVNPKVVLKRLFQCREKSQAGNTTTAADALDRSMLDLVLGGARDLRGTLSYADQRKLDEYLDSVRSVERRIAAIQLRQVEAAKAAAGVRTTSRVFKDSAPIEVKMPEGDKRSEYMQVMCDLNVLAFQTDLTRVSTYIGSTPNGVSYPELGFPDQHHSCTHHNYESVKLNKVAKINTFNVSQFAYMVKKMQSLREGEGTLLDNCIMMWGSGLEDGNKHARSNLPFVIAGKGGGTLNTGRFLPDVKGNQGDLLGTLLTCAGIPLDRPIGIATKQLTEMIAS from the coding sequence GTGCGAAGTGAACGAATGATCAGTCGTCGGACCTGCCTGCGTGGCCTGGGCGTGGCGCTCGGGCTCCCTTTGCTTGAGAGGATGGGCTGGGCCGATCAACCCAAAGGCGTCGCGTACAAACCGCCGGTACGGCTGGGGTTCATGTACATGCCGCACGGCGTGATCATGGAGCAGTTCTGGCCGAGCGATCCCAAGTCGTTTCTGAAATCGCCGCCGCCGATCCTGGAACCGCTGCGGCCGGTCCTCGATCAGTGCCTGCTGGTCAAGGGCATCAGCGGGGTGCCGATCTCTCCGATGAACGGGGCCCCGCACGCGCTGGAATTGTCCACCTGGCTGACGGCGACACTGCCGGATTCGAAGAAGCGGGACGTGGTTAACATCGCAATCTCCGCCGATCAGATCGCGGCGAATTATGTCGGTGCGTTTACGCCGCTGCCGTCGCTGGAGTTGGCGACGATGCCGCAGACGCACAAGGAGAATCAGGAAGGGCTGAACGAGGCCTACTACTCGCACTGCAGCTTCCGCGGGCCGACCCAGCCGCTGCCGGCCGAAGTCAATCCCAAGGTGGTTCTGAAACGCCTGTTCCAGTGCCGCGAAAAGAGCCAGGCGGGCAACACCACGACCGCCGCCGACGCGCTGGACCGGTCGATGCTCGATCTGGTGCTCGGCGGGGCCCGCGATCTGCGTGGCACGCTGAGCTACGCCGACCAGCGCAAGCTCGACGAATACCTCGACAGTGTTCGCTCGGTCGAACGCCGCATCGCCGCGATCCAGCTTCGCCAGGTCGAAGCGGCCAAGGCGGCGGCGGGGGTTCGGACGACCAGCCGGGTGTTCAAAGATTCCGCACCGATCGAAGTAAAGATGCCCGAGGGGGACAAGCGCAGCGAATACATGCAGGTCATGTGCGACCTGAACGTGCTGGCGTTCCAGACCGACCTGACCCGCGTCAGCACGTACATCGGCTCGACGCCCAACGGGGTGTCGTATCCGGAACTGGGCTTCCCGGATCAGCACCATTCCTGCACGCACCACAACTACGAGTCGGTGAAGCTCAACAAGGTCGCAAAGATCAACACGTTCAACGTGTCGCAGTTCGCCTACATGGTGAAGAAGATGCAGAGCCTGCGCGAGGGCGAGGGCACGTTGCTGGACAACTGCATCATGATGTGGGGTTCCGGGCTCGAGGACGGCAACAAGCACGCCCGGAGCAATCTGCCGTTCGTCATTGCCGGCAAGGGCGGCGGCACGCTCAACACCGGGCGGTTCCTGCCCGACGTCAAGGGTAACCAGGGCGACCTGCTGGGCACGCTGCTTACCTGTGCGGGCATTCCGCTCGACCGCCCGATCGGCATCGCGACCAAGCAACTGACGGAAATGATCGCCAGCTGA